The window GGGGACTGCCTCGTCGAGAGCCTTGCGCAGGTCGGCGCCGAAGCCGAGGCGGGTGTACGTGTCGGCGCGGCGCTCGTCGGTACGCGGCGGGGCGGTGGACCAGTCGGCCTGTTCCGCCAGGTCCCAGCCGGTCAGCGTGCGGTGCCAGAGTGCGGTGAGTTCGTCGCCGGGGCCCGCGGCGATGATGCGGTCCCGGAAGTGACTCAGCTCCGTGTCGGCGGGTTCGTCGGCCTCGGAGAGGACGAAGGCCAGCTTGGTGAAGTGTTTGGGGCCACGTCGCATCGCGGCCAGGACGTCGCCGTGCAGGTTGAGCAAGTGGTCGGTCATGGTGGGACGGCTTCCTCGAGAAGGGAGGTGGGCGGGCGACTCGGTGGTTCAGCGCGCGAGTTCGCAGCGGGCGGCGGTCACCAGGACGCTGTTCCACAGCGCCACGTTGTCGGTGTGGACGGCCCGCACCCGTTCCTTCTGGAAGATCTCGTTGACCATGAGGTAGAGCATGCTCTTCACCACCGGCGCGTCGTTCAGCCCACCGCGGCGACCGACGTTGAAGACCTGCCGGTACTCCTTGTTGAGCTTGACCTCCCGCTCCTCGCGGTCGAGTTCGAAGAACACGTCCGAGGGCAGGCTGTCCCAGCGGAACGTGATCGGGTCCTCGCCCTCCAGCTCCGGAAGTTCGTCACGCAGCTGACGCCTCAGCTTCGGGTCCAGGCCCTTGCCGGCCGGGAGGACGGCCTTGCGCTGCGGCTCGGTGGCGCGCCGGGCCGCCTCCCGGTACGTCGTCTCCGCCTCCTGGAGATAGGCGGCGAACGTCTGGCCCTTGTCGTCCGTGGCCTGTTCGAGGCCGCGGGCGAAGGCGGGGGTGACCGTCACGCCGTCCTTCTTCACCGTGAGGCTGAAGACGTCGTTCGGTTCGGTCGGCAGGTCGACGGCGATGCGGGCCAGCGCGAGGTGTCCCTCGGCGCTGCGGGTGCTGTTCCAGCCGCCTGCCTGGACGAGGCGGTCGTTGCGGTAGATGTAGAAGCCCTGGCGTTCGGCGAGCGGTCCGATGCCACGGAAGCTGACCAGCGGCGACTTCGGCGGCCAGATGTGAGCGGTGAGAGCCACTTCTCCGACACCCTCCACGGGTGCCGCGTACGTACGCGGGTAGCCGGGCCGGCCCGGTATGCGGTAGCCGAACGGGTCGATCGGCTCGACGCCGCGGTGGTCCAGCTCCTCTTTCGTCCGTACGTCCTCGACGACGATGTCGATGTTGAAGTCCTCGCGGGCGAGGAAGCGGTGCAGATACAGACCGAGGTGGGTCTCCAGCTTCTCGATCGCGTCATTGAGGAAGCGGTCGGCCTGCCCCGCCGTCACGGTGTCGAAGGCCCGCACCCGGTCCCAGCGGACGATCGTGCCGTGCCATTCGACGATTCCGTCGTAGCGGTCGACGAGGTCCTGGCAGTAGCGGGGATCGACGACGTCGCACGTGAAGTCGGCCTGAGCGCGCGCCGTCAGCCAGCGGCGGCCGGTGGACGGGCTCTTCTTGGTGCGGCTGATGACGGTCAGCGAATCGGCGTGTGAGAGGGAGGCGGCCTTGAGACCCGCCCCGAAGTGACCGAGCGCGCTTGCCGCGTATCCCTCACGGCCGCCGACCGTCATCGCGGTGTCCAGGGCCTCGTCGTTCATGCCGCACCCGTCGTCGACGACAAGAAGGCCGGCAAGGCGGTCATCGTCCCGGAGGAAGCTGACGACGACGTTACGGGCGCCCGCGTCGATGGAGTTGTCGATGAGGTCGGCGATGGCGGCCTCGAAGCCGTACCCCTGGTGCGTCAGCGATTCGACGTAGCGGGCGGCGGGCGGCAGCCGCTTGCTGCCGGTCGTCGGGATCTCGTACTGCCAGTCGGCAGAAGGCTGATAAGGCGGCATGAAGGCTTCCTCGCGCACACAGAGCTGAGACCTGCGTGGGGGAGGTGCGCCCTGAGATCAGTGGTGGGATGTGATGATATTGCAAAAGTGGGACATCGAGGGAAACTTCATGCAGAAAGAATGCCTCGTTCCGCTTACAAACGTCCAAGAGCCCCGCTGGGGCGGGGCCCTTGAGGTTCTCCGGCTACGGCACAGCAGCAGCGCCCTCCCGGTCAGGTGCTCATGCCACCCCGTGGCAGTCCCGGTAAGCCCGCCCCGATCCGCACCAGCAGGCCGCCGTCCGTGCCGGAGGCCAGGGCACCGCGCGGCCGCGGGCTGCCAGCGTCGTCGCGTACTGGGGGAGGAGGTTCGGGTCGGACGGGGACGCGGCTTCGGAGGCGGCGAAGGCCTCGTACGAGGGGACCGTGCCGGTGACGATGCCCAGGTTCGGGGTGCCCGCGGAGTGGAGGTCGCGGAGGGCGGCTTCCAGGTCGGCGAGGTGTTCGGCGTGGGAGGGGTACTCGGCGCGCAGGGTGGGGTAGCCGGCGAGGAGCTCGCTCAGTTCGGGCTCCGGCCAGTGCAGGACCGCCACCGGGAACGGGCGGGAGAGAGCGGTGCGGTAGGTGCCCAGTTCGGCGCGGAGGCGGGTGATCTCGGCCTGGAGTTCGCCCGGGTCGGACGAGCCGAGTGACCACAGCCGCTTCGGGTCGTGGAGTTCGTCCAGCGGGACCGTGGCGGTGTGGAGCGTGTCGGTCAGGTCGTCCCAGGTGTCGTGGTCGACGCCCATCAGGCGGCGTACCCGGTGGCGGCCGATCAGCAGCGACTGGGTGGCGTAAGGGACTTCCTCGCCCGGGGCCAGGAGCAGGGTCAGCGCGGTCGAGAGGAAGTCGTGGGCCGACTCCAGCTCGTCGTGCGATTCCAGGGTCTCGGCTGCGATCTGCCAGGGGCCGGGTTCGAGGGGCCCCGCCGCGCGGATGCCCTCGATGATGGCGCGGGCCTCGGCCTCGTGGCCGTACTCCCAGAGGTTCGATGCCTTGAGGGCCTTGATCAGGTATGGCTCGGCGGCGTCCACGGCGAGGAGCTCGTCGTAGAGGGGAGTGGCGCGGGTGCGCTCGCCGGCGAGTTCCAGGTGGGCGGCGGCCCGGAGGAGCAGCGGCTCCCGGTCGTCGGGGTACTGCGCCGCCGTGCGCAGCAGGCGCTCGGCTTCGGCAATGTGGTCAGCAGGCGTGTCGGGGCGCATGCATCACACCGTACTGCTGTACGGCTGCTGCACGGAGGGTTGTTCCGACCCTGGAGAGTTACGGTGCCTGCCCTTATCGTGCGGGCCGTGAGGCAGCGGATACCGGTCATGGTGCAGCGGAACCCGCGTGGGCGGCGCCTCGCCGCGCGCGGGCTGTGGTCGGGTGCCGAGGTGGTCGTGACCCTCGGTGTGGTGCTGCTGCTTCTCGTCGTCCATCAGCTGTGGTGGACCAATAGGCAGGCCAGGGCCGATGCCCGGCACAAGGTGCAGTCCCTGGAGCGGGAGTGGGGGCGGCCGGGGAGCGAGGATGCCGGTGTTCCGTCCGCCCCGCCCGGCGAAGGGGCGGATACGGACACGGATGCGGTGGGGGAGGGCGGGGGCGCGCCGGCGGGTGGCGCGCGTGCGGCAGCGGCTGCCGCGCCCCGCTGGGATCAGGCCTACGCCGTCATCCGCATCCCGCGCCTCGGGCTCACCGCCCCCGTCGCCCAGGGCATCAGCAAGAGCGGCGTCCTCGACAAGGGGTATGTCGGGCACTACCCGCGCACCGCGCAGCCCGGTGGCGCCGGGAACTTCGCGCTCGCCGGGCACCGCAATACGCACGGTGAGCCGTTCCGCTACATCAATCGGCTGCGGCGCGGCGACCGGATCACTGTCGAGACCCGGGAGCGCGTGTACACATACGTCGTCGACAAGACGCTGGCGCAGACCGCCGCCCGGGACAGCGGGGTCATCGCCGCCGTGCCGCGGAGCAATCTGAAGCCTGCTTTCGGGTACAGCGAGCCCGGTTCGTACGTGACGCTGACCACGTGCACGCCTGAATTCACCTCCCGTTACCGCCTTGTCGTGTGGGGGAAGCTGGCGGGTGTGCAGGAGCGGTAGCGGCGGTCACTAAGCTTTTCCGACGTGCTCAGACGACGTCCGCAGTTGTTGTGGTTGCTGGTTCCCTACGTGCTGTACCTGGGGGCGCTGCCGTTCGTGAACCGGGTCCGCCCCGTCGTGCTCGGACTGCCGTTCCTCTTCGTGTGGCTGCTCGGGGCGACCCTGCTGACACCCGTGGCGGTCTGGCTGACCCGACGGGGGGACCGCCGGTGAACGCCGCAGTCGCAACCTCCGTCTTCGGGGCCTTCATGGTGGCCACCGTCGCTCTCGGGCTCCTCGCCGTGCGAGGCCGCGGGAACAGGGGCCGTGACGGGCTTGCCGAGTGGTCCGTCGGCGGACGCAGCCTCGGAACCGTCTTCATCTGGGTGCTGATGGCCGGTGAGGGCTACACCAGCTTCAGCTATCTCGGCGCCGCGGGATGGGGCTACAACTACGGGGCCCCCGTGCTTTATGTGGTGGCGTACATGTCCTGCGGCTACGCCGTCGGGTATGTCGTCGGGCCGATGCTCTGGGCGTACGCGCGCCGGCACGGGCTCGTCGGGATCACCGACATGGTCGCGCACCGCTTCGGACGGCCCTGGCTCGGCGCCCTCGTCGCCGTCCTCGCGACCGTCTTCCTGCTGCCGTACATCCAGCTGCAGATCACCGGCATGGGTGTCGTCGTCTCCACCATCTCGTACGGTGCCATCAGCCTGAACTGGGCGTACTTCATAGCCTTCGCCGTCACCACGGGTTTCGTCGTGGTCAGCGGACTGCGCGGCAGCGCCTGGGTGTCCGTGCTCAAGGACGTGCTGGTGATCGGCACTCTCGGGTTCCTCGCCTGCTACGTCCCCATGCACTACTTCGACGGGTACGGGCCTTTCCTGGACCGGCTCGTCACCGAGAAGAGCGAGTGGCTGACCTTCCCCGGGCACGGCGACAGCGGGCTCGGGCAGGCGTGGTTCATCACCACCTCGTTCCTCAACTCCCTCACCGTGGTGATCTTCCCGACCACCGTCGCCGGCTACCTCGGCGCGAAGAACGCCGACGTCCTGCGCCGCAACGCGATGTGGCTGCCCGCCTACAACGTGCTGCTGTTCGTCCCGATGCTGCTCGGCATGGCCGCCCTCTTCGTCGTGCCGGGGCTCGTCGGCGCCGAGTCCAACCTCGCGCTCTTCAAGCTCGTCGTGGACTCGCTGCCCGCCTGGGCCGTCGGCGTCATCGGGGTGGCGGCCGCGCTGTCGTCGATCGTGCCCATGGCCGTCTTCATGCTCGTCATCGGCACCATGTGGGGGCGCAGTGTGCTCTCGCTCGTACCGCGCTGGCAGCAGCGGCAGAAGGGCGCCGCGCAGACCGTGGTCGTGGTGGCGGGTGTCATCGCGCTCGTGCTGACGTACACCGCGCCGAACACGCTGGTGCGGCTCTCCCTCATCTCGTACGAGGGGATGGCGCAACTGCTCCCCATGGTGCTGCTGGGACTGATGTGGCGGCGGCTGACGCTGCTCGGTGCGATGGCCGGGCTGGTCGTGGGCGTGGGCGTGGTCTGCGGGTTCGTGTTCACCGAGAACGATCCGGTGTGGGGCGTGAACGCGGGCATCGTCGCCCTCGGCGCCAACCTCGCCGTCGCGCTCGCGGTGACCTACGCGGGCCCGCGCGAGCACGACGACCGGCCGGACGGCGACGTGCTCGCGCGGGACGAGCCGGGGGAGAGGCAGGAGACCGTGGAGAGCCGGGAGCCGGAGCTCTCGGGGGTGGGCGTCAGCGAGGCGAGCGACGCTCCCGCAGGAGCATGACGCCCACCGTCGCCACCAGAGCCATCGCGACCGAGAGCAGCACCGCCCCGTCCGCACCCGAGCCCGACGTCGCGACCGCGATCGTCAGCGCGACCCCCGCCGACGAGCCGAGGTAGCGGGCGGTGTTGTTCGCCCCGGAACCCATCGCCGCCCGCTCCGCGGGCACCGACTCCACCGCGACACGCGGCAGCGCGGCGTTGAGCAGGCCGCTGCCGATGCCGGAGACGACGAGCGCCACGGTGAGCCGCAGCCACACCGACGGGCCCGCCGTTCCTGTGTCCAGGGTGCCCAGCAGCGCCAGCACCGCCACGGCGTGCAGGGCGAAGCCCGCGGCCAGCTGATGGCGCGCCGAGACCCTGCCTGTCAGCCGCCGTGCCTGCAGCGCCACCACGAACGACGTACCGGACCAGAGCAGGAACAGCCACGCCGTGCCCATCGCCGACAGGCCGAGTCCCCCCTGCAGCAGTGTCGGCAGATAGCTGAACAGGCCGATCACGGCGAGACCGGTGAACAGACCGCCCGCCAGTGACGTCAGGAACGGGCGGCTGCGCAGCAGCGTCAGATCGATCAGCGGCGCCGCGGCCCGGCGCTCCACCACCACGAACACGGCGGTCAGCGCGAGCGCGGCAAGCAGCAGCAGGCCGACACTCGCGCGCAGCCAGCCCTCCCGGCCCAGCGTGAGCGCCGTCAGCAGCGCGGTCATCGCCAGGCCGAGCGCCGCTGTGCCCGCGAAATCGGGGCGGCCGCCGCGCGGCGAGCGGGACTCGGAGAGCGTGCGGAACGCGAAGCCGGCCGTGACGAGTGCGGCGACACCCAGTGCGGCGTACGTCAGCCGCCAGTCGACCGTGCCGAGCGAGCCGGCGAGCAGGGGGCCGAGCGCGATCCCGCCACTCACGAACGCGCCCCAGATCCCGGTCGCCCTGATCCTGGCCGTCCCCATGGGGAACGCGCCGACGAGCAGGCCCAGGCTGGTCGCGAGGATCGCCGCGGTGGCCGCACCCTGGGCCACGCGGGCCAGCGTGAAGGCGAGCGTGCTGGTCGCGAAGGCGCCGGCGGCGGTGGTGACGCCGAGGCCCAGGGTGCCGATGAGGAACAGCCTGCGCCGGCCGTAGTCGTCGGCGAGGCTGCCCACGACCAGGAGGAAGGCTGCCAGTCCGAGCGGGGTGCCGTTGATCAGCCAGGCCTGGCCGGAGGCGGGGGTGGCGAGCGCAGCGGAGATGTCGGGGACGGTCGTCAATGGCGACGTGTAGTTCATCAGCGCCACGGTGGTGGCCAGAGCGGTGACGGCGAGGGTGGCGGTGGGGCGGGGAGAGGAGGTGGAGAGGGCGGCGGTCGGGCGGGTCGCGGCGGGTCTCGGGGGGTGCGGTGGGGTGTGTGCGAGCTGCTGAGTGAGGGGACGTGTGGGCTGCGCCATGGCTTCGCTCCGGGGCTCGGGTCGTTCGTTCCGGGTCGGCTCTCGGCCGTTGTTGGTTCGGTGAATGAACTTAGGCTTACAGGTCGACGCTAACACGGGTCGGTTCATTCATCGAACCTTGTGGGAGTAAAGTGGTGCGCATGGCTCTCGGCAAGGACTACGCGACACAGCAGTGCTCGATCGCCCGCGCGCTCGAAGTGATCGGCGAGCGCTGGACCCTCCTGGTGGTGCGCGACGCGTTCTACGGCGTCCGCCGCTACAGCGACTTCCTCGTCCACCTCGGCATCCCGCGCGCCGTCCTCGCCGCCCGGCTGCAGTCCCTCATCGAGGCCGGAGTGCTGGAGAAGCGCCGCTACCAGCAGTCGCCGCCGCGCGACGAATACCTCCTCACCGACAGCGGCAAGGCCCTCTGGCCGGTCCTTCGCACCCTCGGTGTGTGGGGGAGCGAGCACATTTCCGGTACGCGTCCGATGCGGCACTTCGTCCATGCCGCCTGCGGTACGGAGCTGGGGCCGTGGGGCAACTGCCCGGCCTGTGCCCAGGTCGTATCGCTGGAAGATGTCGAGATGAGGCCGGGCGACGGACTCGACCCGAACCGCGATCCGGTCAGCCGCGCCCTGTTCGCGCCGCGCCGGCTGCTTCAGCCCCTGGAGGCCGACCCCGTCTGACGCCGGACACCTGCCACGGCGCCATCGTGTATAACGGCTGGAGGGCCGAATGGACGAGCCCGGCGGGCCGAGCAGGAGAGGGATCGATGAGCGGCAGCATCAGCAACCGTCTGCGCGCCGGTGTCGCCCGCCTGCCCCGACCCGTCGGAATCCTGCTCTTCCTCCTCACCGAGGTCCTCCTCGCCGAGGGCGGCAGCCTGTCCGCCGCGGTCGCGCTCGCCGCCACCGCCGCCGCCGGTTCTGCGCTCGTCGCCTGCTCGGTGATCAGCGCCCGCTGCGCCGCCCCGGTGCCCCGCACCCGGGTCCGTACCGCCATGCGCGACCGCGAGAAACGCACCGCGTTCCTGCCGCAGCGCGACCCCGACGCCAAGGGGCGTCGGCGGCCCCGAGCCCCCGGTCATGCCCTCCTGACGGCCGCGTAGGGACTTCGCCCACCTTCTTGCCTGTGTACGTACGCATACGCGTACCCGGGCGCACCCCCACGCGGGTCGTCATGCCGAGCCAGATCTTCTCTCCCCCGGCACGACGAGACCCCCGGAGGGCTCACCCATGTCCGTCTTCATGTCCGCTTTCGCCGGCCTGGTCGGCTCCTTCGCCGACCTCCTCCAGCCGCTCTTCCAGGGC is drawn from Streptomyces sp. NBC_01717 and contains these coding sequences:
- a CDS encoding sodium:solute symporter family protein, which codes for MNAAVATSVFGAFMVATVALGLLAVRGRGNRGRDGLAEWSVGGRSLGTVFIWVLMAGEGYTSFSYLGAAGWGYNYGAPVLYVVAYMSCGYAVGYVVGPMLWAYARRHGLVGITDMVAHRFGRPWLGALVAVLATVFLLPYIQLQITGMGVVVSTISYGAISLNWAYFIAFAVTTGFVVVSGLRGSAWVSVLKDVLVIGTLGFLACYVPMHYFDGYGPFLDRLVTEKSEWLTFPGHGDSGLGQAWFITTSFLNSLTVVIFPTTVAGYLGAKNADVLRRNAMWLPAYNVLLFVPMLLGMAALFVVPGLVGAESNLALFKLVVDSLPAWAVGVIGVAAALSSIVPMAVFMLVIGTMWGRSVLSLVPRWQQRQKGAAQTVVVVAGVIALVLTYTAPNTLVRLSLISYEGMAQLLPMVLLGLMWRRLTLLGAMAGLVVGVGVVCGFVFTENDPVWGVNAGIVALGANLAVALAVTYAGPREHDDRPDGDVLARDEPGERQETVESREPELSGVGVSEASDAPAGA
- a CDS encoding MFS transporter, with amino-acid sequence MAQPTRPLTQQLAHTPPHPPRPAATRPTAALSTSSPRPTATLAVTALATTVALMNYTSPLTTVPDISAALATPASGQAWLINGTPLGLAAFLLVVGSLADDYGRRRLFLIGTLGLGVTTAAGAFATSTLAFTLARVAQGAATAAILATSLGLLVGAFPMGTARIRATGIWGAFVSGGIALGPLLAGSLGTVDWRLTYAALGVAALVTAGFAFRTLSESRSPRGGRPDFAGTAALGLAMTALLTALTLGREGWLRASVGLLLLAALALTAVFVVVERRAAAPLIDLTLLRSRPFLTSLAGGLFTGLAVIGLFSYLPTLLQGGLGLSAMGTAWLFLLWSGTSFVVALQARRLTGRVSARHQLAAGFALHAVAVLALLGTLDTGTAGPSVWLRLTVALVVSGIGSGLLNAALPRVAVESVPAERAAMGSGANNTARYLGSSAGVALTIAVATSGSGADGAVLLSVAMALVATVGVMLLRERRSPR
- a CDS encoding DUF6412 domain-containing protein gives rise to the protein MSGSISNRLRAGVARLPRPVGILLFLLTEVLLAEGGSLSAAVALAATAAAGSALVACSVISARCAAPVPRTRVRTAMRDREKRTAFLPQRDPDAKGRRRPRAPGHALLTAA
- a CDS encoding class E sortase, with the protein product MVQRNPRGRRLAARGLWSGAEVVVTLGVVLLLLVVHQLWWTNRQARADARHKVQSLEREWGRPGSEDAGVPSAPPGEGADTDTDAVGEGGGAPAGGARAAAAAAPRWDQAYAVIRIPRLGLTAPVAQGISKSGVLDKGYVGHYPRTAQPGGAGNFALAGHRNTHGEPFRYINRLRRGDRITVETRERVYTYVVDKTLAQTAARDSGVIAAVPRSNLKPAFGYSEPGSYVTLTTCTPEFTSRYRLVVWGKLAGVQER
- a CDS encoding SEC-C domain-containing protein, whose translation is MRPDTPADHIAEAERLLRTAAQYPDDREPLLLRAAAHLELAGERTRATPLYDELLAVDAAEPYLIKALKASNLWEYGHEAEARAIIEGIRAAGPLEPGPWQIAAETLESHDELESAHDFLSTALTLLLAPGEEVPYATQSLLIGRHRVRRLMGVDHDTWDDLTDTLHTATVPLDELHDPKRLWSLGSSDPGELQAEITRLRAELGTYRTALSRPFPVAVLHWPEPELSELLAGYPTLRAEYPSHAEHLADLEAALRDLHSAGTPNLGIVTGTVPSYEAFAASEAASPSDPNLLPQYATTLAARGRAVPWPPARTAACWCGSGRAYRDCHGVA
- a CDS encoding winged helix-turn-helix transcriptional regulator, whose translation is MALGKDYATQQCSIARALEVIGERWTLLVVRDAFYGVRRYSDFLVHLGIPRAVLAARLQSLIEAGVLEKRRYQQSPPRDEYLLTDSGKALWPVLRTLGVWGSEHISGTRPMRHFVHAACGTELGPWGNCPACAQVVSLEDVEMRPGDGLDPNRDPVSRALFAPRRLLQPLEADPV
- a CDS encoding ATP-binding protein, which codes for MPPYQPSADWQYEIPTTGSKRLPPAARYVESLTHQGYGFEAAIADLIDNSIDAGARNVVVSFLRDDDRLAGLLVVDDGCGMNDEALDTAMTVGGREGYAASALGHFGAGLKAASLSHADSLTVISRTKKSPSTGRRWLTARAQADFTCDVVDPRYCQDLVDRYDGIVEWHGTIVRWDRVRAFDTVTAGQADRFLNDAIEKLETHLGLYLHRFLAREDFNIDIVVEDVRTKEELDHRGVEPIDPFGYRIPGRPGYPRTYAAPVEGVGEVALTAHIWPPKSPLVSFRGIGPLAERQGFYIYRNDRLVQAGGWNSTRSAEGHLALARIAVDLPTEPNDVFSLTVKKDGVTVTPAFARGLEQATDDKGQTFAAYLQEAETTYREAARRATEPQRKAVLPAGKGLDPKLRRQLRDELPELEGEDPITFRWDSLPSDVFFELDREEREVKLNKEYRQVFNVGRRGGLNDAPVVKSMLYLMVNEIFQKERVRAVHTDNVALWNSVLVTAARCELAR
- a CDS encoding DUF3311 domain-containing protein, with the translated sequence MLVPYVLYLGALPFVNRVRPVVLGLPFLFVWLLGATLLTPVAVWLTRRGDRR